The Ranitomeya variabilis isolate aRanVar5 chromosome 7, aRanVar5.hap1, whole genome shotgun sequence genome includes a window with the following:
- the LOC143786251 gene encoding myosin-1-like, translated as MDHQKFLKVAVMIQGDVKHYQFRALPFGLAIAPRVFTKIMAEDMAHIREQNILIIPYLDDPLVIGVSSYHCKQLDEVMKSLTSLGWMLNLSKSRVIPSQILSEWRQKYEESQSELESSMKESRCLSTELFKMKNAYEETLDSLETIRRENKNLQEEITDLTEQVTMSSKTIHELEKAKKQVEMEKSEMQASLEEAEATLEHEEAKILRIQLELTQVRADIERRVAEKDEEIEQMKRNYQRTFETMQTALDSEIRNRNEAIRIKKKMEGDLNEMEIQLSHSHRIAAEAQKYLRNIQGQLKDAQIHLDDAVRGQEELKEQLAIVERRNNLLVVEIEELRTSLEQTERSRKIAEQELMDSTERVQLLHSQNTSLISIKKKLESDVSQLQGDMEDVTKEARDAEEKAKKAITDAAMMAEELKKEQDTSAHLERMKKNLDQMVKDLQLRLEEAEQLALKGGRKQLQKLEARVRELEAELDLEQKRSTDVIKGIRKFERRVKELTFQAEEDKKNNLRLQDLVDKLQLKVKSYKRLTEEAEEHSNTHMSKCRRVQHDLEEAEERADIAESQVNKLRLKTRETITTKVFMTTQE; from the exons ATGGACCATCAAAAATTCCTCAAAGTAGCAGTAATGATTCAGGGGGATGTAAAACATTACCAGTTCAGAGCACTCCCTTTCGGCCTGGCCATTGCTCCAAGAGTATTTACCAAAATAATGGCGGAAGATATGGCCCATATAAGAGAACAAAACATTCTGATAATCCCATATCTGGATGATCCCCTAGTAATAGGCGTCTCCTCTTATCACTGCAAACAGTTGGACGAGGTCATGAAGTCTCTGACGAGTCTGGGATGGATGCTAAATTTATCCAAGTCCAGAGTCATACCGAGTCAG ATCCTCTCAGAATGGCGGCAGAAATACGAGGAATCTCAGTCTGAACTTGAATCTTCTATGAAAGAATCGAGATGTCTAAGCACAGAGCTCTTCAAAATGAAGAACGCATACGAGGAGACCCTGGACAGTCTGGAGACGATAAGGAGGGAAAATAAGAACCTGCAGG AGGAGATCACGGACCTCACGGAACAAGTGACCATGAGCAGTAAGACCATTCATGAGCTGGAGAAGGCCAAGAAGCAGGTGGAGATGGAGAAGAGCGAAATGCAGGCTTCACTGGAGGAAGCGGAG GCAACTTTGGAGCATGAAGAGGCCAAGATCCTACGCATCCAGCTGGAACTGACCCAAGTGAGGGCTGACATCGAACGCAGGGTGGCAGAGAAGGATGAGGAGATCGAACAGATGAAGAGGAACTACCAGAGGACATTTGAGACCATGCAGACGGCCCTGGATTCTGAGATCAGGAACAGAAACGAGGCTATCAGAATTAAGAAGAAGATGGAGGGCGACCTCAACGAGATGGAGATACAGCTCAGCCATTCACACCGCATCGCGGCAGAAGCTCAAAAATACCTGAGGAACATTCAAGGACAACTCAAG GATGCTCAGATCCACCTTGATGATGCTGTCCGTGGACAGGAAGAGCTCAAGGAGCAGCTTGCCATCGTTGAACGTAGAAACAACCTCTTGGTGGTGGAGATCGAGGAGCTGAGGACTTCCCTAGAACAGACAGAGAGATCCAGGAAGATTGCGGAACAGGAGCTCATGGACTCCACCGAGCGAGTTCAGCTCCTGCATTCCCAG AACACGAGCCTCATCAGCATCAAGAAGAAGCTGGAGAGCGACGTCTCACAACTGCAAGGTGACATGGAGGACGTGACCAAGGAGGCCAGGGACGCCGAGGAAAAAGCAAAGAAAGCCATCACTGAT GCAGCCATGATGGCCGAGGAACTGAAAAAGGAGCAAGACACCAGCGCCCACCTCGAGAGGATGAAGAAGAATCTGGATCAGATGGTGAAGGATCTGCAATTGCGTCTGGAAGAAGCTGAACAGCTCGCACTTAAGGGCGGCAGGAAACAACTTCAGAAGCTTGAGGCTAGA GTCAGAGAGCTGGAGGCAGAGTTGGATCTGGAGCAGAAGAGAAGTACAGATGTGATTAAGGGCATTAGGAAGTTTGAGAGACGGGTGAAGGAGCTCACGTTCCAG GCTGAGGAGGACAAGAAGAATAATCTGCGGCTGCAGGATCTGGTGGATAAACTGCAGCTGAAAGTCAAGTCCTACAAGAGGCTTACAGAGGAGGCG GAGGAACATTCAAACACCCACATGTCCAAGTGCAGGAGGGTTCAGCATGACCTGGAGGAGGCCGAAGAGCGAGCGGACATTGCCGAATCCCAGGTCAACAAGCTGCGGCTGAAGACTCGGGAAACCATCACCACCAAG